The following proteins come from a genomic window of Loxodonta africana isolate mLoxAfr1 chromosome 19, mLoxAfr1.hap2, whole genome shotgun sequence:
- the RTL10 gene encoding LOW QUALITY PROTEIN: protein Bop (The sequence of the model RefSeq protein was modified relative to this genomic sequence to represent the inferred CDS: inserted 6 bases in 4 codons; deleted 3 bases in 2 codons; substituted 4 bases at 4 genomic stop codons): MPRGQRREQGPRHPIWAAANYTNTHPWQLVDXASNGVAYTQLVDPWIEQPCCRDSVCLRTATEQKNVASTAPGGEPTERGFPATCLPMLQPXQDGLHWVLGSDPGTFDSSPXLLDCFLAQPGDDMSFHLEHYQDSLSXVCDALGCLTDWAWAVPYLSRDLLMPDDYELFCWDLEEAIQDPHSFAEYHAAVPXPLPPLASSQLPVAPHLPVVRQYXAWFLEALAFNIGASPGPVPATLTTTSVSGSNSTSRNAPPEXQLAKENRPEAHPALCDSAGGTDPIPVGPTSQLDEVAPRPAPVLPESAKPPAQNTDHPEGPAPRRXEEVSESREASLGSPQEAVEALEIPVEPLLSTVPKPAALDSEHGPGRCSTSPQDKMVYLAKEPHGPQLGQSDIAI, from the exons ATGCCTCGTGGTCAGCGCCGTGAGCAAGGCCCTCGTCATCCCATTTGGGCAGCAGCAAATTACACCAACACACACCCTTGGCAGCTGGTGGACTAGGCTTCTAATGGGGTCGCCTACACCCAACTTGTGGATCCTTGGATTGAGCAGCCCTGCTGCAGGGACTCCGTGTGCTTGCGCACAGCCACGGAGCAGAAGAATGTGGCGAGCACTGCCCCTGGTGGTGAGCCTACAGAGAGGGGCTTTCCTGCTACATGCCTGCCCATGCTGCAACC CCAGGATGGACTTCACTGGGTGCTGGGCTCTGACCCAGGCACCTTTGACAGCTCCCC GCTGCTGGACTGCTTTCTGGCCCAGCCAGGAGATGACATGTCCTTCCACTTGGAGCACTACCAGGATAGCCTCAGCTGAGTCTGTGATGCTCTTGGGTGCCTGACAGACTGGGCCTGGGCC GTGCCCTACCTCAGCAGGGACCTGCTTATGCCTGACGATTATGAGCTCTTCTGCTGGGATCTTGAGGAGGCGATCCAAGACCCGCACAGTTTTGCAGAGTACCATGCTGCAGTGCCCTGACCCCTACCC CCCCTGGCCTCGAGCCAGCTGCCAGTGGCCCCGCATCTACCTGTGGTAAGGCAGT TAGCTTGGTTCTTGGAAGCGCTGGCTTTCAACATAGGTGCTTCTCCTGGGCCTGTCCCAGCCACTCTGACCACCACTTCTGTTTCCGGTTCTAACTCAACATCCAGAAATGCTCCACCTGAGTAGCAGCTGGCCAAGGAAAACAGGCCTGAGGCGCACCCTGCCTTGTGTGATTCTGCAGGTGGCACTGATCCCATTCCTGTGGGGCCCACCTCCCAGCTAGACGAGGTGGCCCCCAGGCCTGCCCCTGTACTTCCAGAATCTGCTAAGCCCCCTGCACAGAATACAGATCACCCGGAGGGTCCAGCACCCAGAA CAGAGGAGGTTTCTGAGAGCAGGGAGGCCTCCTTAGGTTCCCCACAAGAGGCAGTGGAGGCTCTGGAGATCCCAGTAGAGCCATTGTTATCTACTGTTCCCAAACCAGCAGCCCTGGACTCTGAACATGGCCCAGGCAGGTGCAGCACTAGCCCTCAAGATAAAATGGTCTACTTAGCCAAGGAGCCCCATGGTCCTCAGTTAGGACAAAGTGACATTGCCATATAA